CATTTTTTGTATGCTACATCGTTCACTAAATGcaatcgaaaaagtgagttaATGCTTGTTTTTCTTATATATAGTAGCTTTATTTCCAAGGTTAAAATGGTATAGTTGATATTTGTAAAAATAGTGTCTggtttccagaggtggcatagcccattatgaaaacttaaatggCTAAATCTTTTTATGTAGGCCAAATCGGTAAAGGAAaagagtatttcttttgacctgaagaatctattgttgaaatataccATGTCCAAGTCAAAACTCATACTacatagggtgagtctttgactcgtacaaatattttaacagtagattcttgaggtcaaaagaagtacttttttcccttaccattttttccaaattggcacggtttaaaagatacaggctgttgaaaaacaatctcacaaacggttttatcgaatgaaatgaatttcggaatataattttctatttatttgataaatctttttcggacaccagatatcacccacgtcttccagttttcccataaAAACcagtacgtaccataaaataccagaaattcaaagaacccaactcttgaaactaagttggatgctatctaatgaataatgaatatttgaaagtttttgagTATTTTGATGACATATGTGAAATTCGTAAAATTGCATGGGTACCAACtttggctgaattcaactctgtttagaaggtgtgtagtgtcaaagatttagcttgtcattctgaagggaattttgtttctccagcgttggcatagctcattatgaaaactcgtAATGGGTataactttttatcagggccgaataggaaaaaatggtatggaataAGAGTCTttatttcgacctcaagaatctactgttgaaatatttgtacgagtcaaaggctcaccctgtatatagatttTAGCATTGTTATAGCCATGCAGGTCGTTTTCAGGCAGGGGCCTAGGAAGCTAAGTGTAGTTTCATACTTGCTAGCTTGAAAATCATGTTGATTTCAGTATACCTGGATAGGATATAGACTATAGTAGATCAAATGTTAACGGGGAATCAGACAGAGATGAAAAAGCTCAGCAGAAGATTGTGGCAGTGGCTTCTTGTTTTAGTGTGATTGAACTGTTTCGCAGAATAAGTTGTAATATTAAAATAATCGGTAGATAGCTACCTAATTTCGGAAGAGGTTTTGGTTTTTATCGATCTCGATTCCAAAGGTTCATAATTAGAAAAGAAATTATATAATACTTGGCAGATCTGTGTACCAAGATAAATTGATAGGTGGGTGCCCAACAATCAATCATTCATAGATTTTTCTGATACTTAAATATAGCACCGCATGGAAAGAATTGATCTGAAGTTAAATTAGCTATGCCAAGGGTGAATTTCCTACACCTATATTATACGTGAAGGGTCACGATAAGTGGTGTGGAACTATCTTCGACCGAGATCTCACATGGCATGTGTGAGGGTTAGAAATGGAATTCAATCCACATGCAAAAGAAGGACTCCTTGTGTGAGGAGatactgaataaataaataagaataCACCTCGAATGGTATTCATAGAATTTCGTTATTTCGCTATGTCTTCATATACCATGTCACACGTTGTTACCAAAGTTGGAACATCCAAGGAATATCCATAAACACTTGATGCCTTATTGCCTTCAGCTAATGTAACACTCAATTCACGAAGTTACAATAACAACTAAGCATCAATGTTTAGCTAGGAACTGAACATATAATTTGAACCACTTCACTTGTGTCGATattacaatagcatcttcaggtcgTTAAAGGCATACCTACTTATAGTGGTCAAAGGACACCTTCTAGTTAGAACCTTAATCTGTTTAAGGATTTTCACCAAGTATCGACCATATCAATTCAATCAACAGTGATGCTGAGTTGGTTGTTGGttgaacatcaaaaataaacgGAGAAGGGACTACTCTTAGAAACAGATGTGTGACAGTAAAAACGATTCGAGTAATATCAGATAAATAAATAGTTTATCCAAGAAGGAGAGTTAAACTATGTGGGGCACTGACTCACCTGTTGGTTTGGGAACATTCCTCTTGACCTGCATCCACTTATAAGTTGGCAAGCTTGGCTGTTGCGTCGGCACTGGATTCATCGAATGCACATGGTGATTTTTCATCCTGTCACCATCCACTTCCTCCTTGTACCTCTGAAGATGCTGGTACTCCATGCAGGAGTTCGGAGGGCTTCCAGATGGCACCAGATGGGAATGGTACGCCACATCATGTCCAATATGATACTTATTTTCACCGGTGTAAACATGTCCGTTGGTACCTGTAACCTCCTCGTGATGTCTCACGTGATCCTGTGGTCCCCTTTGGTAAGGTAATTCGTAATTTGGAGGAAACGCAGGGTTGGAATGTCCGTAATCTAGATTAGTGTAACTTAGGCCTGTATCAGTGTTGATTATGGGGTTTTCGGGGAGGATTTGTTGGGGGTAGTAGTTGAGTTCAACCGGTGACGGCGGACTGTCTAAAACGTCGCTCGCGGGGTACAAGAACTGCTGGTCTTCGTACTGATACGGAGGGTAATGGGCTACGTGTTGATTCGAAGCGTCAGTGTACCCGAAGAAATTAGGGTCTGGATTATAAGAACTTCCGTGATGATTTCCGTACATCCCAACATCcatcatcatcattttcacTGCTCAAAATCCCCTCTATATATACACATATATATAGACACACCACAGAGTCGCGTGACCGTAACACAGAACTACATAGTTTTCGTCGCGACCGTCGATGCCATTCTGTGGCCTTGCTGGTATCCGTCGACGGGCCGTTCTGTGGTGGGCGGAGCGTATCCAGCTGCTTGCGCGAGGGTATCCATACGACCAATCGGAGGTGGGTATTCCGGAGATGTTGGGATGCTGCGGATTTCATTGGCCTGCATCCAGCCATCATTGTGACCCTTTGTGCTGGAACATTTCAATCTGGGTGAATGTTACAAGTGTCAGCTACCATGTGTGACATGACAGCCCGGGCTGTATGGCTTGAATGGCCTTTTCTAACGGACGACTGGTCTTGGTATGGTTATTTTATTCATGTCTTTGTTGGTATTGGTAGATAGGTTGCTACCATAGCGTGGAAAGGTTGGGTGATTGACAAGGATATGAGTTGTGGAAATTGAGCCATAACCAGAATTTCCTAGATAGGAGGAGTGGGGTTAAACCCTTATTATAGGTACACTTCGAGTGAATAGGTTCTGTGAGCCTAATATCGAAAAAAGCTACCATGTATATCATACAAAAAAAAGCATAAACTCACTAGTTACATTCCATTTGTCACCAGAGAAGTATATAATACAATAAATGAGTTACTgcaatttcgttggcgataAATATCGAATATTCTTCTCCCGATTTGTATTTCGTTTTCTATAATAATGAGGAATTCAGCTTGCAATCACTATAATTAGGTGTGATATTCATCTTCAATATGTAGATAACCATTTCTCGTTATCGTTGTTCATTTTCATACAAAAGTTACCATTTGACATTTCATTACATAGCAACTCtgaacgttcaaacgtttttgttGTTTCCAGGTTAACAAACATAAAACACTATAACAATAACAGAATTCCTTCAGAATTACAAGCTAAATATATGATATTAGACatctaacgtgcgttcaaaaaaatttgtcgtcaagtaggctatggcaTTTGGAACGTCggtatttcgtgtctaaacgtaatccTTAGCTTTTGCAATTTTCCAATTGAACTGTCAAGTTAGAAGCATTTTGGAtggttgttgaattaaaatcatCGATGCGGTTCATGAcaggattttatcagaccgtcgaattgggctaaaacggaagcactgaatatttcatatgaacgcgttcatcatatagttcaagtcaatttggacatgagaaaaattgctgcattaTGGAtctccaaatatttgaatgttgaccaaaagtgtacaagggtagaagcagcGCGTTCGACCTGTGctctatttgaaaacgatatagacttcttaaaccgaattgttactatggatgagacttgggtacacttCTACGAACCAGAAACACAGCAACATTCGATGGAATGAcaatactctggttctccaagacctaaggagtttcgtgtccaaaaatctgctgaaaaagt
The window above is part of the Coccinella septempunctata chromosome 8, icCocSept1.1, whole genome shotgun sequence genome. Proteins encoded here:
- the LOC123319105 gene encoding homeotic protein labial produces the protein MMMMDVGMYGNHHGSSYNPDPNFFGYTDASNQHVAHYPPYQYEDQQFLYPASDVLDSPPSPVELNYYPQQILPENPIINTDTGLSYTNLDYGHSNPAFPPNYELPYQRGPQDHVRHHEEVTGTNGHVYTGENKYHIGHDVAYHSHLVPSGSPPNSCMEYQHLQRYKEEVDGDRMKNHHVHSMNPVPTQQPSLPTYKWMQVKRNVPKPTVPKVPSTNMADFPLSSVASSLMDSSNPASRSSCLGSNASSMLGLNCLNTGRTNFTNKQLTELEKEFHFNKYLTRARRIEIASALQLNETQVKIWFQNRRMKQKKRMKEGLIPPDSSSMSGSNNNSPGTTTLLQNEISGSNDNSQESN